The following proteins are co-located in the Dehalococcoides mccartyi 195 genome:
- the pheA gene encoding prephenate dehydratase — MNLSDLRKQIDELDAELVKLMAKRLEVSDQIGKVKEETNSPVQDLSRESEVLNRVQSLARSLGLDPQDIESLYQEILFISKKQQRFTVAFQGAAGAYSEETALKIFGPNTLALPYEQLDGAFEAVEKGMARFAVVPVENSLEGSISRTYDLLFDSNLMVAAEHELRVSHCLIANPETTLEGVKTIYSHPQALGQCQSFLKHLRAELIPAYDTAGSVKMIKEKHLLDGAAIASERAAVIYNMKVLEREIEDNINNYTRFFVLAKQDSAPSGNDKTSVVFAVKHEAGALYDFIKELASRKINMTKLESRPTRLKPWEYNFYLDIEGHRQDENIKQALAKAEDHVIFMKVLGSYPKMKKRI, encoded by the coding sequence ATGAACCTTTCAGACCTGCGCAAACAGATAGATGAACTGGATGCCGAGCTGGTCAAGCTGATGGCAAAGAGGCTTGAGGTATCCGACCAGATAGGCAAAGTCAAAGAAGAAACTAACTCCCCTGTTCAGGACCTCTCACGTGAATCAGAGGTTTTAAACAGGGTTCAGTCACTGGCCCGGTCTCTGGGTCTTGACCCGCAGGATATTGAATCCCTGTACCAGGAAATACTGTTTATATCCAAGAAACAGCAGCGGTTCACCGTAGCCTTTCAGGGAGCGGCCGGTGCTTACAGTGAGGAAACTGCCCTGAAAATATTCGGCCCCAACACCCTCGCCCTGCCTTACGAACAGCTGGACGGGGCTTTTGAGGCAGTGGAAAAAGGAATGGCCCGCTTTGCGGTAGTGCCGGTGGAAAACTCACTTGAGGGCTCTATTTCCCGCACCTATGACCTGCTGTTTGATTCTAACCTTATGGTTGCCGCCGAACATGAGCTAAGGGTTTCCCACTGTCTGATAGCCAACCCCGAAACCACTCTGGAAGGGGTAAAAACCATTTATTCCCACCCCCAGGCACTGGGGCAATGCCAGTCATTTTTAAAACACCTGCGGGCAGAGCTGATACCGGCCTACGATACCGCCGGCAGTGTCAAAATGATTAAAGAAAAACACCTTTTAGACGGGGCGGCCATCGCCTCTGAAAGAGCGGCCGTAATTTATAATATGAAAGTGCTGGAACGGGAAATAGAGGATAATATAAACAACTACACCCGTTTCTTCGTCCTTGCCAAGCAGGATTCCGCACCCAGCGGCAATGATAAAACTTCGGTGGTCTTCGCCGTCAAACATGAGGCCGGGGCGCTGTATGACTTCATAAAGGAACTGGCCTCCAGAAAAATAAATATGACCAAGCTGGAATCCCGTCCCACCCGCCTTAAACCCTGGGAGTACAACTTTTACCTGGATATAGAAGGCCACCGCCAGGACGAAAACATTAAACAGGCGCTGGCAAAAGCCGAAGACCATGTTATATTTATGAAAGTGCTTGGGTCTTACCCCAAAATGAAAAAACGAATATGA
- a CDS encoding shikimate kinase: protein MKIKNNIALIGFMGAGKSSVSKLLSERLGKTLVSTDACIETREGLSIISIFKEKGEDYFRQMESRVLEDLCRQSGQIIDCGGGIVMRPPNLSLMRLNCLVIYLESRPEDLEARLKNHTNRPLYNAERLDKMLKLLESRLPLYRAAANITISTHNKSCHEVCEEIEDKLREYENTSG from the coding sequence ATGAAAATAAAAAATAATATTGCCCTGATAGGCTTTATGGGTGCCGGCAAAAGCAGCGTATCCAAACTGCTTTCTGAAAGGCTGGGTAAAACGCTGGTCAGTACTGATGCCTGCATAGAAACACGCGAAGGCTTAAGCATAATCAGCATATTCAAAGAAAAAGGCGAAGACTATTTCCGCCAGATGGAAAGCCGGGTACTGGAAGACCTCTGCCGGCAATCAGGCCAGATTATAGACTGCGGCGGCGGTATAGTAATGCGCCCCCCTAATCTCAGCCTTATGCGTCTAAACTGTCTGGTAATCTATCTGGAAAGCCGGCCTGAAGATTTGGAGGCCAGGCTGAAAAACCATACCAACCGCCCTTTGTACAATGCCGAACGATTGGATAAAATGTTAAAATTGCTGGAAAGCCGGTTGCCTTTATACCGGGCGGCAGCTAATATTACTATTTCCACCCATAACAAATCATGCCATGAAGTCTGCGAAGAAATAGAAGACAAACTGAGGGAATATGAAAATACGTCTGGATAA
- a CDS encoding N-acetyltransferase: MYTIDKATIKDATTIHKLVNNFADHGQMLARSLAEIYENLRDFYVIRGDNGEVIACAALHISWADLAEVKSLAVSEERHRQGLGEMVVKACLEDAKSLQIPTVFCLTYKPAFFAKCGFHQVEKNALPHKIWGECYRCPKFPNCDETAMMLSLTEANIA, translated from the coding sequence GTGTATACGATAGATAAAGCCACCATAAAAGACGCCACCACTATTCACAAGCTGGTAAACAATTTTGCCGACCATGGCCAGATGCTGGCCCGCTCTCTGGCTGAAATATATGAAAATCTGCGGGATTTTTATGTAATCCGGGGTGATAACGGTGAGGTAATTGCCTGTGCCGCCCTGCATATCAGCTGGGCAGATTTGGCGGAGGTAAAATCTCTGGCTGTTTCCGAAGAACGCCACCGCCAGGGGCTGGGTGAAATGGTGGTCAAAGCCTGTCTGGAAGATGCCAAATCCCTGCAGATACCCACCGTATTTTGCCTGACCTATAAACCGGCTTTCTTTGCAAAATGCGGCTTCCACCAGGTGGAAAAGAATGCTTTGCCCCACAAAATATGGGGGGAATGCTACCGATGCCCCAAATTCCCCAACTGTGATGAAACTGCTATGATGCTATCCCTAACCGAAGCAAATATTGCCTAA
- a CDS encoding histidine triad nucleotide-binding protein, producing MSCIFCQIVKGEIPAQIVYKDEDLVAFKDINPQSPVHILIIPRRHITNLTELDEADTELAGKMILLAGKLAREMDIAESGYRLVINSGREGGQVVNHLHLHLLGGRQLGGQLG from the coding sequence ATGAGTTGTATATTTTGCCAGATTGTCAAAGGGGAGATACCTGCCCAGATAGTTTACAAAGATGAAGATTTGGTGGCTTTCAAAGATATAAATCCCCAGTCACCGGTGCATATACTTATTATCCCCCGCAGGCATATTACCAATCTGACTGAGCTGGACGAAGCTGATACCGAACTGGCGGGTAAAATGATTTTACTGGCCGGCAAGCTTGCCCGTGAGATGGATATTGCCGAAAGCGGTTACCGGCTGGTGATTAACAGCGGGCGTGAAGGCGGGCAGGTAGTTAATCACCTTCATTTACACCTTTTAGGCGGCCGCCAGCTTGGCGGACAGCTGGGTTAG
- a CDS encoding NAD(+)/NADH kinase has protein sequence MYKKIGIIYHPLNPAACELAVRLAAKLDSLGIENWSDSAWQADKLASKIQNTQLIVTTGGDGTILRTAHAILPHEIPILSINLGKVGFMTELSPEDAILGLEKVLAGNGWIDERNLLEAEYLPHNSAPARQFFIMNDAVVARGQIARVICVSVDINSHPFTTYKADGAIVSTATGSTGYSYAAGGPVLQPNSADIILTPILPHLGRGYSLVLPADSTIDLKVNTWHEATLSIDGFINMPVSSGDILRLRRSAKKINFIRLRPDNYFYKELDTKLKGNNESVYDR, from the coding sequence ATGTACAAAAAGATTGGCATTATATATCACCCCTTAAACCCGGCTGCCTGTGAGCTGGCTGTCAGGCTGGCCGCCAAGCTGGACTCACTGGGAATTGAAAACTGGTCAGACTCCGCCTGGCAGGCAGACAAGCTGGCCTCCAAAATACAAAACACCCAGCTTATTGTGACTACCGGCGGTGACGGCACTATTTTACGTACCGCCCATGCCATTTTGCCCCACGAGATACCCATTTTAAGTATAAACCTGGGCAAAGTGGGCTTTATGACCGAGCTTTCACCTGAAGATGCCATTTTGGGGCTGGAAAAGGTACTGGCCGGTAATGGCTGGATAGATGAACGCAACCTGCTTGAGGCAGAGTATCTGCCCCACAACTCCGCACCCGCCCGCCAGTTTTTTATTATGAATGACGCTGTAGTAGCCCGCGGGCAGATTGCCCGGGTTATCTGCGTTTCGGTAGATATAAACTCACATCCGTTCACTACCTATAAAGCTGACGGGGCTATTGTTTCCACCGCCACCGGCAGCACCGGCTATTCGTATGCCGCCGGAGGGCCTGTCCTCCAGCCAAACTCAGCTGATATTATTCTTACCCCTATTCTTCCCCACTTGGGGCGAGGCTATAGTCTGGTACTTCCGGCAGACAGTACTATAGATTTAAAGGTAAATACCTGGCACGAAGCCACCCTGAGTATAGACGGCTTTATCAATATGCCGGTATCAAGCGGAGATATCCTTCGTCTCAGGCGAAGTGCAAAGAAGATAAACTTCATAAGGCTGAGGCCGGATAATTATTTCTATAAAGAGCTTGATACCAAACTGAAAGGTAATAACGAAAGTGTATACGATAGATAA
- a CDS encoding isocitrate/isopropylmalate dehydrogenase family protein: MSHNVTLIPGDGIGPEISEATRRVLEATGVKFNWEIVNAGADVVAEYGTPLPDMVLESIRKNKVAIKGPVTTPVGSGFRSVNVGMRKALNLYTCLRPCKTYPGVPSRYDNVDIVIVRENMEDLYAGIEFEKGSPEALRLIEFIKENKKVEIRADSGISIKPISVFGTERIFRWAFKYARDNKRKRVTAVHKANIMKYSDGLFLAIGRKVAEEYPEIEFEDRIVDNMTMQLVKNPSQFDILVCPNLYGDILSDLCAGLVGGLGVAPGANIGDEYALFEPTHGSAPKYKGMNKVNPMAMMLSGVLMLRYLKEEKAADKLENAIAAVIAEGKSVTYDMLSPDKQAAAVGTSQVADAIIAKMK; the protein is encoded by the coding sequence ATGTCTCATAACGTAACCCTTATACCCGGTGACGGGATTGGCCCTGAAATATCTGAGGCAACCCGCCGGGTACTGGAAGCTACCGGTGTAAAGTTTAACTGGGAGATAGTAAATGCCGGTGCGGATGTGGTAGCCGAATATGGCACGCCTCTACCGGATATGGTGCTTGAATCCATTCGTAAAAACAAGGTTGCCATCAAAGGGCCGGTGACTACCCCGGTCGGCTCAGGGTTTAGAAGTGTAAATGTGGGTATGCGCAAGGCTCTTAATCTTTATACCTGCCTGCGCCCCTGCAAGACCTATCCCGGTGTTCCCTCCCGCTATGACAATGTGGATATTGTTATCGTGCGGGAAAACATGGAAGACCTGTATGCCGGTATTGAGTTTGAAAAGGGCAGCCCCGAAGCCCTAAGGCTTATAGAGTTTATCAAAGAGAATAAAAAGGTTGAAATACGGGCGGATTCGGGTATCAGCATAAAGCCTATCAGCGTGTTCGGCACCGAACGCATATTCCGCTGGGCTTTTAAATATGCCCGGGACAACAAACGCAAAAGGGTTACGGCTGTCCACAAAGCTAATATCATGAAATATTCTGACGGGCTTTTCCTGGCTATAGGCCGCAAAGTGGCCGAGGAATACCCGGAGATAGAGTTTGAAGACCGTATTGTAGACAATATGACTATGCAGCTGGTCAAAAACCCCTCCCAGTTTGATATTCTGGTCTGCCCAAATCTGTACGGGGACATTCTGTCTGATTTGTGTGCCGGGTTGGTGGGCGGCCTGGGGGTTGCACCGGGTGCTAATATCGGTGATGAGTATGCCCTGTTTGAGCCTACCCATGGCTCTGCCCCCAAGTACAAGGGGATGAATAAGGTAAACCCCATGGCCATGATGCTTTCCGGGGTGCTGATGCTTCGCTACCTGAAAGAGGAAAAGGCCGCTGATAAGCTGGAAAATGCTATTGCAGCTGTTATTGCCGAAGGCAAGAGTGTTACCTATGATATGCTTTCACCTGACAAACAGGCGGCGGCGGTAGGCACTTCGCAGGTGGCAGACGCCATAATAGCCAAAATGAAATAA
- the aroA gene encoding 3-phosphoshikimate 1-carboxyvinyltransferase, producing MKIRLDKSLPGGEIAVPSSKSYTIRGLIAAAQANGQSRIISPLAADDTLASRQVLSGLGIDINTDAEAESWQLTGNTFKKPAGNLFCRESAATLRFMSAVCARLPFECRLLAGHSLMRRPMLPLIQALHQLGIEIETRGNTTVIKGGEITRSKVSLPGNISSQYVSALMLMAPACKSGLEIHLATPPASLPYLKMTKQTLESFGIKAYTSIDWQEISIPPQPYLPARYRVEGDWSSASSFLALGAIAAPLFISNLDTESFQADRIMIKFLSEMGAEVESGQNWVKVSPKPLTAIQADLTHSIDLLPALAITAACAKGQSILSGVRQARIKESNRIRAVSQGLSAMGINVTEEDDRLIIEGGMPRGAEIDSLGDHRIAMAFGALGAVTGETCISEAECVSKTYPDFWQKLESLGGKVIKDV from the coding sequence ATGAAAATACGTCTGGATAAAAGCCTGCCCGGCGGAGAAATTGCCGTGCCTTCTTCAAAAAGCTACACCATACGCGGCTTGATAGCGGCTGCCCAGGCAAACGGCCAAAGCCGCATTATAAGCCCGCTGGCTGCAGACGATACCCTGGCAAGCAGACAGGTTCTTTCAGGGCTGGGCATAGATATAAATACTGATGCAGAGGCTGAAAGCTGGCAGCTTACCGGCAATACCTTTAAAAAACCGGCCGGCAACCTCTTCTGCCGCGAATCTGCCGCCACCCTGCGCTTTATGTCAGCTGTATGTGCCAGACTGCCCTTTGAGTGCCGCCTGCTGGCGGGGCATTCCCTTATGAGACGCCCTATGCTGCCCCTTATTCAAGCCCTGCACCAGCTTGGCATAGAAATAGAAACCCGCGGCAATACCACTGTCATCAAGGGCGGTGAAATAACCCGTTCAAAGGTCAGCCTGCCCGGCAATATAAGCTCCCAATATGTTTCGGCCCTTATGCTTATGGCGCCTGCCTGTAAAAGCGGGCTTGAAATTCATCTGGCCACCCCGCCGGCTTCACTGCCCTATTTGAAAATGACCAAACAAACGCTGGAAAGCTTTGGTATAAAAGCCTATACATCTATAGACTGGCAGGAAATAAGTATTCCCCCTCAACCCTACCTGCCTGCCAGATACCGGGTAGAGGGAGACTGGTCTTCGGCCTCCAGCTTTCTGGCACTGGGGGCTATTGCAGCCCCGCTGTTTATATCCAACCTGGATACAGAAAGTTTTCAGGCTGACCGCATAATGATAAAATTCCTCAGTGAGATGGGAGCGGAAGTAGAAAGCGGACAAAACTGGGTAAAGGTAAGCCCCAAACCGCTCACCGCCATACAGGCAGACCTTACCCACTCTATAGACCTGCTGCCCGCTCTGGCCATAACCGCTGCCTGTGCCAAAGGACAAAGTATTTTAAGCGGAGTCCGTCAGGCACGTATTAAAGAATCTAACCGTATCCGGGCGGTAAGCCAGGGGCTAAGCGCCATGGGGATAAACGTTACCGAAGAAGATGACCGCCTGATTATAGAAGGCGGAATGCCCAGAGGCGCGGAGATTGACAGCTTGGGAGACCACCGCATTGCCATGGCTTTCGGCGCACTGGGTGCAGTTACCGGGGAAACCTGTATTTCAGAGGCTGAGTGTGTATCCAAGACTTATCCTGATTTCTGGCAGAAACTGGAAAGCCTCGGCGGAAAGGTAATAAAAGATGTCTAA
- the mdh gene encoding malate dehydrogenase, with translation MPKISVIGAGNVGATLAQRLIEKDFADVVMLDVVEGIPQGKALDISQSANVLGFSHTITGSNDYAETAGSEIVVITAGIARKPGMTREELLAINQKIMTDVVSNCLKYSPEATLVVVSNPVDTMTYLAWKLSGLPRKRVVGLSGVLDGGRLATFVARELGVKPSAVTPCVMGEHGGSMVVMPRFTLVSGKPLSELVSAEKADELAKRAVNGGAEIVAFLKTGSAFYAPSASIAAMAEAIFTGSGKVMNCAAVLDGEYGLKNIVLGVPVKLGKGGLQEIITLPLDGTENARLLASAEVVKGQIAALSL, from the coding sequence ATGCCCAAAATTAGTGTCATAGGTGCCGGCAATGTGGGGGCAACACTTGCCCAGCGCCTTATAGAAAAAGACTTTGCAGATGTGGTCATGCTGGACGTGGTGGAGGGTATTCCCCAGGGTAAGGCTCTGGACATTTCCCAGTCTGCCAATGTACTTGGTTTCAGCCATACCATTACCGGCAGCAATGATTATGCCGAAACAGCCGGCTCTGAAATAGTGGTGATAACCGCCGGTATTGCCCGCAAACCGGGCATGACCCGTGAGGAACTGCTGGCTATAAACCAGAAGATTATGACCGATGTGGTTTCAAACTGCCTTAAATACTCCCCCGAAGCCACCTTGGTGGTCGTCTCCAACCCGGTGGATACCATGACCTATCTGGCCTGGAAACTTTCAGGCCTGCCCCGGAAACGGGTGGTGGGTCTTTCAGGCGTGCTGGACGGAGGGCGTCTGGCTACCTTTGTAGCCCGTGAGCTTGGGGTAAAACCTTCGGCTGTTACGCCCTGCGTAATGGGCGAACACGGCGGCAGCATGGTGGTCATGCCCCGTTTTACCCTGGTAAGCGGCAAACCCCTGTCCGAACTGGTTTCGGCTGAAAAAGCAGATGAACTGGCCAAACGGGCAGTCAACGGCGGTGCCGAGATAGTGGCTTTCCTTAAAACCGGCAGCGCTTTTTATGCCCCGTCTGCTTCCATAGCTGCCATGGCGGAGGCTATTTTTACGGGCAGCGGAAAGGTTATGAACTGTGCCGCGGTGCTGGATGGCGAATACGGCCTGAAAAATATTGTGCTGGGCGTGCCGGTAAAGCTGGGCAAAGGCGGCCTACAGGAAATTATCACCTTGCCGCTGGATGGGACGGAAAACGCCCGCCTTTTAGCATCTGCCGAAGTAGTGAAAGGGCAGATAGCCGCCCTTTCGCTTTAA
- a CDS encoding NUDIX hydrolase — MVEKILSSQYIYCGNLIKVRKAAVELPSGKVAPRELVEHNPCVVVIAEDADGKLLMVKQYRLAASQDMLELVAGSMDAGETPEESASRELREEAGYKPHKLKRLGGFYSSPGFLTEYLHVLVASDLEYAPLTAEDTEDIEVFRYTPAEVKAMIAGGQITDSKTLAGLMLYFSRTSV; from the coding sequence ATGGTAGAAAAGATACTTTCAAGCCAGTATATATACTGCGGCAACCTGATTAAAGTCCGCAAAGCGGCGGTGGAACTGCCTTCGGGCAAAGTTGCCCCGCGTGAGCTGGTGGAACATAACCCCTGCGTGGTAGTAATAGCAGAAGATGCGGACGGCAAACTGCTGATGGTAAAACAATACCGTTTGGCCGCTTCCCAAGATATGCTGGAACTGGTGGCAGGCAGCATGGATGCCGGGGAAACACCGGAAGAAAGTGCCAGCCGCGAACTGCGGGAAGAAGCCGGCTATAAACCGCACAAACTCAAGCGGCTGGGCGGATTTTATTCATCACCGGGCTTTCTGACCGAGTATCTGCACGTTCTGGTGGCAAGTGACCTGGAATACGCCCCCCTCACTGCCGAAGATACCGAGGATATAGAGGTTTTCCGCTATACCCCGGCGGAAGTAAAAGCCATGATTGCGGGGGGGCAAATAACAGACTCCAAGACACTGGCCGGGCTGATGCTGTATTTCAGCCGGACTTCTGTCTAA
- a CDS encoding prephenate dehydrogenase — MKIGILGGSGKMGQWFSRFLTENGHQVWLWGRNPSKLAPVASRLGSQVITQPDQLTEMDCLVISVPIDAFEDTLKEIAPFTKPEQMVFDLCSVKERPVELMHQYLPHCRTLGTHPVFGPGAKSLKGYNFILTPTTGAETELAEKVKIWLEKHGSTVSLISPEEHDRLMSVVLGLAHFIAIVSADTLLGQNLPGIAGAGGTTFRLLDTLTKSVLTEDPNLYASLQVNMPKLPGLEADFIKRATDWAELVKNGDKTGFAHRMQAIKDKLAQTEPGFEKAYQDMYHLKQP, encoded by the coding sequence ATGAAAATAGGCATACTGGGCGGCAGCGGCAAGATGGGACAGTGGTTCAGCCGCTTCCTTACGGAAAACGGACATCAGGTTTGGCTTTGGGGGCGAAACCCCTCCAAACTTGCACCCGTAGCCAGCCGCTTAGGCTCTCAGGTGATTACCCAGCCTGACCAGCTGACCGAAATGGACTGTCTGGTGATATCCGTACCTATTGACGCATTTGAAGACACCCTGAAGGAGATTGCCCCGTTTACCAAACCGGAGCAGATGGTTTTTGACCTGTGTTCGGTAAAAGAACGCCCGGTGGAGCTGATGCACCAGTATTTGCCCCACTGCCGCACACTGGGCACCCACCCGGTATTCGGGCCGGGGGCAAAATCACTTAAAGGCTATAACTTTATACTGACACCCACTACCGGGGCAGAAACTGAACTTGCCGAAAAGGTAAAAATCTGGCTGGAAAAACACGGCAGCACTGTCAGCTTAATTAGCCCGGAAGAACATGACCGGCTGATGTCAGTGGTGCTGGGGCTGGCTCATTTTATAGCTATAGTGTCAGCTGATACCCTGCTGGGGCAGAACCTGCCCGGTATAGCCGGTGCCGGCGGCACTACTTTCCGCCTGCTGGACACCCTGACCAAGAGCGTTTTAACCGAAGACCCGAATCTGTATGCCTCACTCCAGGTAAATATGCCAAAGCTGCCGGGGCTGGAAGCCGACTTTATAAAGAGAGCAACCGACTGGGCTGAGCTGGTAAAAAACGGAGACAAAACCGGGTTTGCCCACCGTATGCAAGCCATTAAGGATAAGCTTGCCCAAACAGAGCCCGGGTTTGAAAAAGCCTATCAGGATATGTATCACTTAAAACAGCCCTGA
- a CDS encoding Fe-S-containing hydro-lyase: MSGIKLNSPFNPAELEKLQAGDRVLISGVIYAARDAAHKRLVEALNQGKPLPFDLKGQTVYYMGPSPAKPGEVIGSAGPTTSSRMDRYTPELLDAGLLAIIGKGNRSAEVSRAIVGKKAVYFISIGGAGALLSQRIKESRMVAYPELGAEAILALKVEDFPAIVAIDSQGNNAFTLGQSIYRTAKEA; the protein is encoded by the coding sequence ATATCCGGTATAAAACTGAATTCCCCGTTTAACCCTGCTGAACTGGAAAAGCTGCAAGCCGGAGATAGGGTGCTGATATCCGGTGTTATATATGCCGCCCGTGATGCCGCCCATAAGCGGCTGGTGGAAGCTCTTAATCAGGGCAAACCGCTTCCTTTTGACCTTAAAGGCCAGACTGTTTACTACATGGGGCCTTCGCCTGCCAAACCGGGTGAGGTTATAGGTTCAGCTGGCCCTACCACCAGTAGCCGGATGGACCGCTATACCCCGGAACTGCTGGATGCCGGGTTGCTGGCTATTATCGGCAAGGGCAACCGTTCGGCTGAGGTCAGCCGGGCTATTGTAGGCAAAAAGGCGGTTTATTTCATATCTATAGGAGGGGCAGGGGCACTTCTCTCACAGCGTATCAAAGAAAGCCGGATGGTGGCTTACCCTGAACTTGGGGCGGAAGCTATACTGGCGCTAAAGGTGGAGGATTTTCCGGCTATAGTGGCTATTGACTCTCAGGGGAACAACGCTTTTACTCTTGGTCAGTCCATTTACCGCACGGCTAAGGAGGCCTGA
- a CDS encoding fumarate hydratase — protein sequence MREIDSSQISAALSELIVKTSTSLGDDILTALHKAYEAEVSPAGRDILLSLLENACIAGEKKIPLCQDTGTAIVFAEAGQDVHINGNLVDAINLGVRQGYEQAYLRKSIVSQPFSERVNTQDNTPAVIHTEIVPGDRLKLSFMAKGSGAENMSRLFMLKPGVGHEGVIEAVLETVENAGGSPCPPIIIGLGVGATAEKAMFMAKKALLRPLGVSSPEAEVAALEAEVLKRVNGLGIGPLGLGGRVTALGVMAEAAPTHIASLPVAVNLQCHSARHGEVVL from the coding sequence GTGCGGGAGATAGATTCATCCCAAATAAGTGCGGCTCTCTCGGAGCTTATTGTAAAAACCAGTACCAGCTTGGGTGATGACATTTTAACAGCTTTACATAAAGCATATGAAGCTGAAGTGTCTCCTGCCGGGCGGGATATACTTCTGAGTTTGCTTGAAAATGCCTGTATTGCCGGGGAGAAAAAAATACCCCTCTGTCAGGATACCGGTACGGCCATTGTCTTTGCCGAAGCAGGGCAGGATGTGCATATAAATGGCAATCTTGTTGATGCTATAAATTTGGGTGTCAGGCAGGGGTACGAGCAGGCTTACCTCAGGAAATCTATTGTCTCCCAGCCGTTTTCCGAACGTGTAAATACCCAAGACAATACTCCGGCGGTTATTCATACTGAAATAGTTCCCGGTGACCGTCTGAAGCTCAGTTTTATGGCTAAGGGAAGCGGAGCGGAGAATATGAGCCGCCTTTTCATGCTTAAGCCCGGGGTGGGGCATGAAGGGGTGATAGAGGCGGTGCTGGAAACAGTGGAAAATGCCGGCGGCAGTCCCTGTCCGCCTATTATTATCGGGTTGGGGGTAGGGGCAACTGCCGAAAAGGCCATGTTTATGGCTAAAAAGGCTTTGCTTCGGCCGCTGGGCGTATCCAGCCCTGAGGCTGAGGTGGCGGCTCTGGAAGCCGAGGTGCTGAAACGGGTAAATGGCCTGGGTATAGGTCCGCTTGGCTTAGGCGGTAGGGTGACTGCCCTGGGAGTGATGGCAGAAGCCGCACCCACCCATATTGCCAGTTTGCCGGTGGCGGTAAACCTGCAGTGCCATAGCGCCCGCCATGGTGAGGTGGTGCTGTGA
- the aroC gene encoding chorismate synthase, which produces MSNSLGKLFQITSFGESHGDCVGVVIDGVPAGLAINVDEIQVEVDKRKSRAKAHATPRCEDDRIEIFSGILNNFTTGAPICLVIWNKNIDSSEYERTRSKIRPGHADFTGFVKYGGFNDFRGGGRFSGRITAGHVMAGAIARKLISTIGIEVIGYTAELGGIVAKLPKTKDIRQNISQSDVNCPDLTATKKMLALIQQAAEEGDSLGGVVECLGLNLPVGLGEPVFDTLEGELAKAMFAIPAVKGVEFGAGFEASRLRGSKNNDPFSIQANHIRTTSNKCGGVLGGISDGMPLQFRVAVKPTPSISLSQPTVNIDTMTNTSLEIRGRHDTCIVPRAVSVVEAMTCIVLADLALRAGMIPRVIKQ; this is translated from the coding sequence ATGTCTAACAGTCTGGGAAAACTGTTTCAGATTACCAGTTTCGGTGAAAGCCACGGAGACTGCGTGGGAGTAGTTATTGACGGCGTGCCGGCAGGCCTGGCCATAAATGTAGATGAAATCCAGGTGGAAGTAGACAAACGTAAATCCAGAGCCAAAGCCCATGCCACCCCCCGCTGCGAAGATGACCGGATAGAAATTTTTTCCGGGATACTCAACAACTTCACCACCGGCGCACCTATCTGCTTGGTTATCTGGAATAAAAATATAGACTCAAGCGAATATGAACGCACCCGCAGCAAAATCAGGCCGGGGCATGCGGATTTTACCGGTTTTGTAAAATACGGCGGGTTCAATGATTTCCGGGGCGGAGGGCGTTTCTCCGGGCGGATTACCGCCGGACACGTTATGGCCGGGGCTATTGCCCGCAAACTTATTTCCACTATCGGTATTGAGGTGATTGGCTATACCGCCGAACTGGGCGGCATAGTGGCTAAACTGCCCAAAACCAAAGATATCCGCCAGAATATCAGCCAGAGTGATGTAAACTGCCCTGACCTTACAGCCACCAAGAAAATGCTGGCACTTATCCAGCAAGCCGCCGAAGAGGGTGACAGTCTGGGCGGGGTGGTAGAGTGCTTAGGGCTTAATCTGCCGGTTGGTCTGGGAGAGCCGGTGTTTGATACTCTGGAAGGCGAACTGGCCAAAGCCATGTTTGCCATTCCGGCGGTAAAAGGGGTGGAATTCGGGGCAGGTTTTGAAGCTTCACGCCTGCGCGGTTCAAAAAACAACGACCCTTTTAGTATTCAGGCTAACCACATACGCACCACCAGCAACAAATGCGGCGGTGTACTGGGCGGAATCTCAGACGGTATGCCGCTTCAGTTCAGGGTAGCCGTAAAACCCACCCCCTCCATATCTTTATCCCAGCCTACCGTAAATATTGATACCATGACCAATACCAGTCTGGAAATACGCGGCCGCCATGATACCTGCATTGTACCCAGGGCAGTTTCCGTAGTGGAAGCTATGACCTGTATAGTGCTGGCTGATCTGGCGCTGAGAGCCGGAATGATACCGAGGGTAATAAAACAATGA